A single region of the Silene latifolia isolate original U9 population chromosome 8, ASM4854445v1, whole genome shotgun sequence genome encodes:
- the LOC141597193 gene encoding UDP-glucuronate 4-epimerase 1 yields the protein MPHLEDELFPSTPGKIKVDQRAYFMNRQLHRCFASTSTMFLWALFLVALTASYLSFQSFLETGNRYITASWGGIQWEKQVRNSAQIRRPGGMSVLVTGAAGFVGSHVSLALKKRGDGVVGLDNFNNYYDPSLKKARKNLLNSHDIFIVEGDINDQKILSKLFDVVAFTHVLHLAAQAGVRYAIENPQSYVHSNIAGLVNLLEICKSANPQPSIVWASSSSVYGLNEKSPFSELDRTDRPASLYAATKKAGEEITHTYNHIYGLSITGLRFFTVYGPWGRPDMAYFSFTRNILQGKPITVYRGKNKVDLARDFTFIDDIVKGCLGALDTSGKSTGSGGKKRGPAPYRIYNLGNTQSVTVPTLVGILEKLLKVKAKKNVVEMPGNGDVPFTHANISSARKDFGYKPTTDLQSGLRKFVRWYLSYYGYKNVN from the coding sequence ATGCCTCATTTAGAGGACGAACTATTTCCATCTACACCAGGGAAGATTAAGGTTGATCAAAGGGCGTATTTCATGAACCGTCAATTGCATAGATGTTTCGCTTCGACGAGTACTATGTTCTTATGGGCGTTGTTTTTGGTTGCGTTAACGGCGTCGTATTTGAGTTTCCAGAGTTTCTTGGAGACGGGTAATCGGTATATTACCGCTTCGTGGGGTGGGATTCAGTGGGAGAAACAAGTACGGAACTCCGCCCAGATCCGTAGGCCTGGAGGGATGTCCGTACTTGTTACCGGCGCAGCCGGCTTTGTCGGGTCCCACGTGTCCCTGGCGCTAAAGAAGAGAGGCGACGGGGTCGTGGGACTCGACAATTTCAACAACTATTACGATCCTTCTTTAAAGAAGGCGCGTAAGAATCTGTTGAACTCCCACGACATATTCATCGTCGAGGGAGATATTAACGATCAAAAGATCTTGTCGAAACTATTCGACGTGGTTGCGTTCACACACGTCCTGCACCTCGCGGCGCAGGCCGGTGTGCGGTACGCGATTGAGAATCCTCAATCGTACGTACACAGCAACATAGCGGGTCTTGTCAACTTGCTAGAAATATGCAAGTCGGCAAACCCTCAGCCCAGCATAGTCTGGGCATCGTCCAGTTCCGTGTACGGGCTCAATGAAAAGAGCCCGTTCTCGGAACTGGATAGGACAGACCGTCCAGCATCTCTCTACGCCGCAACTAAAAAAGCCGGCGAAGAAATTACCCATACCTACAACCACATCTACGGCTTATCCATAACCGGTCTCCGTTTCTTTACCGTTTACGGTCCGTGGGGCCGACCCGACATGGCTTACTTCTCGTTCACCCGAAATATTCTCCAAGGAAAACCTATTACCGTCTACAGAGGTAAAAATAAAGTCGATTTAGCACGCGATTTCACCTTCATCGACGACATTGTTAAAGGTTGTCTAGGAGCATTAGACACCTCAGGAAAGAGTACCGGAAGTGGCGGTAAAAAGCGTGGGCCAGCACCGTATAGAATATACAACTTGGGGAACACTCAGTCGGTAACAGTACCGACACTTGTCGGTATACTTGAGAAGTTATTGAAGGTGAAAGCTAAGAAAAATGTGGTGGAAATGCCAGGAAACGGTGACGTTCCGTTTACACATGCTAATATATCTTCGGCCCGAAAAGATTTCGGGTATAAGCCCACTACCGATTTGCAATCCGGGTTGAGGAAGTTCGTTAGATGGTATTTATCATATTACGGCTATAAAAATGTAAATTAA
- the LOC141597194 gene encoding cyclin-dependent kinase C-1-like — protein MAVAAPGQLNVDEYTSWGSRNVDCFHKLEQIGEGTYGQVYMAKEIDTGEIVALKKIRMDNEKEGFPITAIREIKILKKLHHENVVNLKEIVTSPGPEKDERGRPDANCKFKGGIYMVFEYMDHDLTGLSSRDKMFSIPQIKCYMRQLLTGLHYCHVNQVLHRDIKGSNLLIDNEGMLKLADFGLARSFSNEHNGNLTNRVITLWYRPPELLLGSTRYGPAVDMWSVGCIFAELLDGKPVFPGKDEPEQINRIFELCGAPDEANWPGIAKLPWYTNFKPNRPMKRRVREYFRHFDRHALDLLEKMLTLDPAQRITAKDALDAEYFWTDPLPCDPKSLPKYEASHEFQTKKKRQHQKQQEEDAKRQKLQHPPHQPRQPVQQSGQAHGQARPGPSRPVHNSQQSGPAGPGSHYGNPRGSSGGPNRYPQSGNPGGGYSHPNRAAQGGSGGYGNAAYSQQRRGEPYGSSGLAGPGPGPRGGGSGTSGYGRGAPNHQQGGPYGGAGPGGGRGNRNQQYGWQR, from the exons ATGGCGGTTGCAGCACCAGGGCAACTCAACGTGGATGAATACACATCTTGGGGTTCTAGAAACGTTGATTGTTTCCACAAATTAGAACAAATTGGTGAAGGCACTTATGG GCAAGTCTACATGGCTAAAGAAATTGATACCGGCGAAATTGTTGCTTTGAAAAAAATAAGAATGGACAATGAAAAGGAAGGG TTTCCAATAACTGCTATACGAGAAATCAAAATCTTGAAGAAGCTGCATCACGAAAATGTCGTCAATCTAAAGGAGATTGTAACTTCACCAG GACCTGAGAAGGATGAACGAGGAAGGCCAG ATGCAAATTGTAAATTTAAGGGTGGTATCTACATGGTTTTTGAGTACATGGATCATGATTTGACTGGCCTTTCGAGTCGCGATAAGATGTTCTCAATTCCTCAAATCAAG TGTTATATGAGACAGCTTCTAACTGGACTTCATTACTGTCATGTAAATCAAGTTCTCCATCGTGACATTAAAG GTTCTAATCTTCTTATAGACAATGAGGGGATGCTAAAGCTTGCAGATTTTGGGCTTGCTCGTTCCTTTTCAAATGAGCACAATGGGAATCTCACCAACCGTGTCATCACCCTTTGGTATAG GCCACCAGAACTGCTGCTTGGAAGCACAAGGTATGGTCCCGCTGTTGATATGTGGTCAGTCGGCTGTATCTTTGCAGAGCTGCTTGATGGAAAACCAGTATTCCCTGGGAAGGATGAG CCGGAGCAAATAAATAGGATCTTTGAGCTTTGTGGAGCTCCAGATGAGGCTAACTGGCCTGGGATTGCAAAACTTCCTTGGTATACCAATTTCAAACCTAATCGACCTATGAAGAGACGCGTCCGAGAGTATTTTAGACA CTTTGATCGCCATGCACTGGACTTACTGGAGAAAATGCTGACACTTGACCCAGCTCAG AGGATTACTGCCAAAGATGCACTTGATGCCGAGTACTTTTGGACTGATCCGTTGCCTTGTGATCCTAAGAG TTTACCCAAGTACGAAGCGTCACATGAATTCCAAACAAAGAAAAAACGCCAACATCAGAAACAACAGGAAGAAGACGCAAAACGTCAGAAATTACAGCATCCACCCCATCAACCTCGTCAACCTGTTCAGCAATCGGGTCAAGCACATGGTCAGGCACGTCCAGGGCCGAGCAGACCCGTTCACAACTCACAGCAATCAGGCCCAGCTGGTCCTGGCTCTCATTACGGAAATCCTCGAGGATCTTCTGGAGGCCCGAATAGATATCCTCAGAGTGGAAACCCTGGTGGTGGATATAGCCATCCGAACCGTGCAGCTCAAGGTGGGAGTGGCGGCTATGGGAATGCTGCTTACTCGCAACAAAGGCGTGGTGAACCATATGGTTCGAGTGGGTTAGCTGGTCCTGGTCCTGGTCCTAGAGGCGGTGGAAGTGGAACAAGTGGGTATGGTAGAGGTGCACCAAACCATCAGCAAGGTGGTCCTTATGGAGGTGCTGGTCCGGGTGGGGGCCGTGGGAACCGGAATCAACAATATGGTTGGCAGCGGTAA